The Gambusia affinis linkage group LG09, SWU_Gaff_1.0, whole genome shotgun sequence DNA window TCTTGCTCCTGCTCTGTGCCTGTTTTAGGATCCAAGTCTCGGTGACATTCTGTGTCCAGGCTTGTCTCACTTCTTGTCTCTGTGACCTCAGTGACGGCGTCCAGCTGCCGCTGTTGTGAATTTTCACTTTCTGCGCCAGCCTCTGGTTTTGTGCCAGCTGGCTCCTCCCATGACTCTGTGTGAGACTCGgcatttgtgttttctctctgaatCACTGCATGATTTTCCTCCATGGtggttgtatttttgttttctccctctTCATGCGTACCAGTCACCTCAGTCTGCTCCTCATTGCTTCGCTCTTCCAGAAAATGGGATTGACTCgtattttgcagcttttctggATTCTCCGCCTCGCTGCTTATTTCTGTATTCCCACTCTCCTCATTGTTGTTGTTACTTTGCTCATCAGTAATATGGGATTGGCTCACAGTTTGCAGACCTTTTTGGTTCTCAGTCTCATTTCTGTCTACAGCCTCACTCTCCTGACTTTGCTCCTCCAGAACCTGTGGTTGGTTTGTGTCATCCAGCTCCTCTTTCTGCTCACTTCCATTTGATTCTTCTGGAGCTTGGGAATTATTTTCAACAGATTGAGACTCCTCTGCCTTTTCTAAAATGACTGTGCTTTCTCCAGTCTCTTTGCTTTcctctttttcacattttcctgctTCCAAAGGCTCAGTTTGTTCTTCTACTTTTACTGTTTCACCTTTGTGCTCTGTTGGCAGATGTCTGTTTTcttcccattttttttcttctgctgcttttgtctctgtttctgttttctgtccatCTGAAACTACATCCTCCTCTTTGACGTCTTGGACGTTTTTCTTGAATACTGTGTCGCTCCAGTCGCCCTTTGCTCCCATTGAAAGATGCCTCGAAACTTTGTTGCCGGGCTCCCACTCACCAGCATTGCCTTTTCCTCCTTTCCTAAACTTCTTGTGAAGGAGGGCAGGTGAGAGCGAAAGAGTGGAGGCGGAGCGGGCAAGAGGAACAGAGAGATTCCccgtttctctctctttctgctcacGTTCTTCCTCCTGCTGTCGGGTTCTCGCCCACGCCATCCGATACCCGTAGCAACGACCCCGCGGGTCGAACGTGGACGAGGGTTTGTCTTTCCTCCACCTTCCCAACTCTTTCTCCGTCCGCTTCTCCAGGTCTTTACCTGACAGTGGCACTGAACAAACCTGAATGAGGGGAGAGAGAAGACAGCTGTGAATCTGAGAAGAGGTTTGTTCATGATAACAGAACAGAAGAGCAGGAAAAAATTTGGTTCTATTACAGTTAAATAAAGAGTTTCAATTGGGTTTAAATCGGGATAGTATAAAAGTCCCATGGTTGTTATTGTTGGGTTAATCTGTAGTGTGTCCCTgattatattatttattgaaaagacaatgttttattacagaaaagGGTGATCTGATAGATTTTCATACTGGTTCTGCAATAATGCTTTCCTGTAGTCCAAAGGGTGTTCAAGCTTTTTGTCATATCAGCCAAAATCATCACATCAAATGGGCTCACGAACCAaacaaattgtttgtttgtttttttctccaaataaataaatacatgaataaataaaataagccaAGTctgaacaaaaaacagcatttaaatcaCTCTATTTGAAAACACTGTTTGTATTTAGCCAATTGTAATAAATTAACGAAAAGCAGATTTGGGTGTAGCCAAGTTTCACCAAAAGTCACAAATGTTTTGACTTATTTGTCATTCAGACATCCACTTACAAGTGTACccacaataaaattacattttgattaGCTCAAGGTCACACACTAGAAATGAAATTAGTCTCGAAGTGTTAAATTTACAgaatacatttagaaatgtattcTTGATTCATTCTCAAGATTAATTCCTTGAGAATGAATCAAATATATAACAATATATTACTTTTCTGttatgaaaagattttaatttgtgatcattttgccataattaaaaataaaaagtcttcaCGTAATTCAACCAGGAGGCCAAATTTTTATAGTTCTTGAATGGCAGCAGAGGACGACAAAATATTAGTTCAAGAGCCACAAATGGCCCTtgggccgcactttggacacccctccTCTAGACGAAAAGAGTGACCTGATGTATATTTCCTGTGCAGGGAATGAACAAACAAGAAGTGCTAACTTTTTTCAGTGTTACCTCTGCTATGAaagtctcctcttcctcctggacATGCTCCCTGACCCCCCTCAGCCTCTCCAGAGTCTCCATCTGGCCCGGACACTGCTTCCTCTGCTCAGCCCGGCCCAGGACGCGACGCACCAGCACCACCGCCACCTGGAGCAGCACCTTCACGCCTGAACGGCAGAGGTGGGAGAATTTCACCAATAAGCAGCGACTGCAGTGTCAAACGTAAAACTCGCATTGCCTcgatttgatttagtttttggttgtaaaaccacacacacatagacacaccATAGCAGAAGAAGAGGTCCCACACTCGGAGAAGCGTGTTAAAGGGCAGGTGACGTGTGAACAGACACATCAACCAGTCGGTGGCGAACATGAGCGGCTCCACGCCGTGCTGCTGGAGATGCTTGTGTGCAGCCGGGCACGTCTTCTTCAAGACCCAGGAAAGGATGGCTGCGTCGAACAGAACTCCCTCCTACACAAAACACCAGTCTGTCTGTTAGAGAGCCACACCTTATTAACGCTGACCAGGTGTGTCTCCTGGAAATATCTGATGCAGTGGAGGAAAAAGGTTTCCTCATAGAACAGTATGGACAGGTACGGGAAAGTACCCTAAAAGGCGTCTATGTCTTCCTCTGcatcattcattcatctgtttGAGTCTGAAACTTAAATCTGGAAAGGTGAAACGTCTCATTCAAACTAAGTGTTCACTCACCAGCAGAGGACTGTAGTATCCAGGAAGGTACTGCTCACTGATCTGAACCAAACACCAGAAGGCCTCCTGCCAGACATGAACAAGAATGTCAGGATATAGAGAGCAGAGGTTTGgctagtaaaaataaatacccCCCCTAAAAATATGAATGCAAAGGTAGAGCAGACACATGGACACTTCTACAGGCTGTTTGATTACTGgtcataaatttttaaatagatatctgatataaaaactgaaaaaaaaaaaacatccattaaAAAGACATATTAACAAGATGAGTGAGTACACGTAAAACTTCAAAGTCTGCcctgacaaaaataattcacCCTTTCATGGTGATTGTTCTCAAAGTGAACTTGCACCTAGTCTGcagaacagaaatgtgtttttggtcCAACCTCAGCAGGCATGTTCATCAGCAGCACCGCAGCCACCGGCCCCTGAGCCTGGCAGTAACCTTCCTCTGGCTGGAACTGAGTATAGGCTTTCAACACCCGGAACAACTCCCGctgcctgcacacacacacacacacacaccacagtaATCAACCACATAGCATATGCTGAGCAGTTAGCTCAAGTGCTCTCACTGATCAGagacatttatctgttttaattaaagaagCAAAGATTTATCTTGCAGGTGCAGTAACTAAAGGCGTCGCAAAGTTGTTCTCCACTCACAGCTTGTTGCCAGAAACACTGGGTAGAAAAAACCTAACACTGGGTAGAGAACCGACCTACACTGGGTAGAAAACAAACCTACCCGTGTCCGTCTTTGGAGAGGAACATCTCGTGGAAGGGGAACTGTCGGTCTAGATCCCTCTCAATTATATCCACCCAGCTCTGCAGACCTGGTTGTGAATCTAGAGACTGCAATAACAAATCATTAATATTCCAATATCACACAGAGTTAAAACGGCAAACTTGATTTATCTCATTTAGTAAACACTGATTGTTGCATAATAAACATTAACTGCATACATAGTGATAGATTTTAAGGGTCACATGTTAATTTTTATGGTCATCTCTTATAGCTCCCTAATTAATCGTCACTGGATGTGGAAATGTCACTGTGGACCTCGAGGAATTTGGATTCTGTTCTCCATTTTTCCTCCTGATCCTGATTTCCAGTGAGATGTTAAATACAACttaatctgtaaaaaacatTTGGACTCTACAgcaataattgcattttttggTTCTTGTACTCACCATCCACACCTGGCAAATTTTTGGATTTACTTTACAATCCACTCATTCTGTGCTTATACTTGTTTGTGCAACTTTTTCCAGCAGCATGTTTCATTCCACTTGACTTTAAGCATGAATTTGCTTAAACGTAGCCTTCAGTGAAGAGCCACCTTCTTTAACAATAAGGTTTTCTGGCTTACCCTGTCTGTTGAACAGTTAAGTCTCATCCATCATTATTTAGCACACTTCAGaataaaaattctgttttagcGGTTGTATCTACAAATCCAGGTTTCTCTTATTGATTGAAATTGACAACCTTCAACATAATCAGAAAACAGACCCTTGAAATTTACCACTGTGAAACTCAGTCAgtgaatttcacttttttatttagttagtgAACTAAATTTACTTTGCAATGCTATGTTAACTTACATAGTGGTTGCATGTAGCACAAACATGTTTCCATTTGTAAATCACAATAATCAGGAAATTATTTTCAGCCTCTCACAAATTACTCAGCAGAAACATCAGTCATATTCCTGCAACAActatgcagctttttttttttttttgcgcaaacccccccaaaacaaaacatattagCTCTTGCCtcataaaggttttttttttgtctcattcttTCTAATGCTCCACACAGGAGAGGCCAGCACTTTGCTCGGAGCGAGGGAGGGATTCCTTTCTGGCACTGCAGTTTGACCTGCAGAGACATCAAGACCCAGTAAGAATCTCCATAAGCCATTTgacagtgaaaaaaacaaaacaaaaacaaggctattctgttctttttataattttacgACAAGCTAAAGAAGAGTTTATGTGCTTGTCGTCTCTCCACCAGGACACACCTTGCTGCTCTTCTTTAACAAGATGCGGTTCCATTGGCCAATGATGTTGATCCATTTGGCTTCCCTCTGTCTGACCAGCTCAGGGGATGGGCCCACACTCCTGACACACAACACAGCACACAAGACACCAAGTGAGCAATTTTAGCACATTtcgtaaaagacaaaaaaagaaagataaccTATGAACTAATTTCTAGGGGCTTTTAAAGTCAGCCTGCAGTGCTGCTCTGTGCCTTTACAGCACAGAGACGCAGAGCTCTGAAAACAaggcaggaaacaggaaaaccaCACGTTAGCAGTTTGacgtctccatggcaacaggtCAGGATGTTATCAATGGGGAAATTGTGAAGATGACAGGTAGCTTAGCCTCTCCTACTCTGATTTGATACAGCTTCATCTACCATCATCACTGCGTCAAGTGTCCACTTGTTGCCATGGGAAAAAGTGTGTGAGTTCTGATGTGTGAAGCTGCAGCATAAAACTTTATCAAGGGTTTAAAATCTCCTGTTTAAACTCTACCTGCACTTCAAAATCCTTTTTGTGAGATGCTAGAGCAACTGTCAGAGCCACTGACGATGCACCAAACTGTTTCATAAATAAGATTAAACCCCTGCGTGCCCCTGCCCCacttgttgctgcacactgccagtGAGCTGCCTGAAAGGAGGCTGACAGGCCCTGTCGTAGAAACTCAAAGTTTGGAAAGTAAAAGAAGCGCAAATTAATGAAATTATAAACAGCATATATAAACTGTgaatttctttcactttttaagCAATGTCACAATAGTGAAACAATCTCACAGTGCCTCAAATATACATTGAGTATTAACCATTACTATAGGCATATTCTGatttttagaaactgttttGTGAGCTTCTTTATCTTGTTCTAACAATCTGAcaagctttttgtttattctttaaattaataaagtgttATAGAAGTCATCTTCTATCTTTAGCTTCTATCTTTTCTcgtaataatatttaaaaaagggcCTAAAATGGTTTTCAttgcaaataataatttgattattatctgataataataataatcattattattatctgcaataataatcaaataataCGTATCGTTTGTTTTGTGCTCTGTTTTCAGATGGTGCATTTTCCCTTTATTATCTTAAAAAGTACTTAGGTAATTATCTTAAAAAGTTCATCTTCATTAACTCTTGCCCCTTTGTTGtgcaaaacatatattttgttgattttttttttctctctcttttagtGTCAGTGTGTAGGATGTTTCTCTACTGCATTAACCCACCAGTCCTCTGATATGTGGTCTGGTATAACTTCCTGGTCTCGCCGTgggaagacaaaaataaaagttatttgtcACTCTGGGAACCCTTTGTACACATTTTCTCAAGTTGATTCTGCTAGTCTAAAGCCttttataacattttgtttttaaaaaaaacaaggaactTTTGTATCAGTTAAAT harbors:
- the tbc1d10c gene encoding trichohyalin isoform X2, with protein sequence MLKASSQPHRHQSEEDSSGSDAGSEVSLEPETDRFGFILTNGSTAGSVGPSPELVRQREAKWINIIGQWNRILLKKSSKVKLQCQKGIPPSLRAKCWPLLCGALERMRQKKNLYESLDSQPGLQSWVDIIERDLDRQFPFHEMFLSKDGHGQRELFRVLKAYTQFQPEEGYCQAQGPVAAVLLMNMPAEEAFWCLVQISEQYLPGYYSPLLEGVLFDAAILSWVLKKTCPAAHKHLQQHGVEPLMFATDWLMCLFTRHLPFNTLLRVWDLFFCYGVKVLLQVAVVLVRRVLGRAEQRKQCPGQMETLERLRGVREHVQEEEETFIAEVCSVPLSGKDLEKRTEKELGRWRKDKPSSTFDPRGRCYGYRMAWARTRQQEEEREQKERETGNLSVPLARSASTLSLSPALLHKKFRKGGKGNAGEWEPGNKVSRHLSMGAKGDWSDTVFKKNVQDVKEEDVVSDGQKTETETKAAEEKKWEENRHLPTEHKGETVKVEEQTEPLEAGKCEKEESKETGESTVILEKAEESQSVENNSQAPEESNGSEQKEELDDTNQPQVLEEQSQESEAVDRNETENQKGLQTVSQSHITDEQSNNNNEESGNTEISSEAENPEKLQNTSQSHFLEERSNEEQTEVTGTHEEGENKNTTTMEENHAVIQRENTNAESHTESWEEPAGTKPEAGAESENSQQRQLDAVTEVTETRSETSLDTECHRDLDPKTGTEQEQEEVITETHKCHSTESLVETKQTETHAQTETETDVLAENVAVQDQQNVKTTQTEQEDSQTPSAPESTPQEEESDTKTVIEEENEAGRDCPGQEIGEVVVPVHAQSQECVSNQNNSEELQVLDQPDEEAAESAPPPEEDTDSNTNIQDKVHQDAKDLPELDDGSREQPSVRRSSRSSADYCLRKSSGSRGSKVTRRLSEDLFSGPEKTSQSQFSASQPELQPKEAESEQAVPEVTDDAGERQEQQPDASKRFGLFRKLKGEQPKKAKPKKKPKMQVPKILIQDFSDVMPADEPAVQEDAGEKLSSRERRRRRREQERKEKEEEKLKKKKEKEQERERRKPQTRGKSFQGQKEKVSDDVANPAKTGSQITRNSVSYAESYF
- the tbc1d10c gene encoding trichohyalin isoform X1 — translated: MLKASSQPHRHQSEEDSSGSDAGSEVSLEPETDRFGFILTNGSTAGSVGPSPELVRQREAKWINIIGQWNRILLKKSSKVKLQCQKGIPPSLRAKCWPLLCGALERMRQKKNLYESLDSQPGLQSWVDIIERDLDRQFPFHEMFLSKDGHGQRELFRVLKAYTQFQPEEGYCQAQGPVAAVLLMNMPAEEAFWCLVQISEQYLPGYYSPLLEGVLFDAAILSWVLKKTCPAAHKHLQQHGVEPLMFATDWLMCLFTRHLPFNTLLRVWDLFFCYGVKVLLQVAVVLVRRVLGRAEQRKQCPGQMETLERLRGVREHVQEEEETFIAEVCSVPLSGKDLEKRTEKELGRWRKDKPSSTFDPRGRCYGYRMAWARTRQQEEEREQKERETGNLSVPLARSASTLSLSPALLHKKFRKGGKGNAGEWEPGNKVSRHLSMGAKGDWSDTVFKKNVQDVKEEDVVSDGQKTETETKAAEEKKWEENRHLPTEHKGETVKVEEQTEPLEAGKCEKEESKETGESTVILEKAEESQSVENNSQAPEESNGSEQKEELDDTNQPQVLEEQSQESEAVDRNETENQKGLQTVSQSHITDEQSNNNNEESGNTEISSEAENPEKLQNTSQSHFLEERSNEEQTEVTGTHEEGENKNTTTMEENHAVIQRENTNAESHTESWEEPAGTKPEAGAESENSQQRQLDAVTEVTETRSETSLDTECHRDLDPKTGTEQEQEEVITETHKCHSTESLVETKQTETHAQTETETDVLAENVAVQDQQNVKTTQTEQEDSQTPSAPESTPQEEESDTKTVIEEENEAGRDCPGQEIGEVVVPVHAQSQECVSNQNNSEELQVLDQPDEEAAESAPPPEEGEILTQDETEDKSDQEQISSSHVQTPEESAAGAVEKAESKENVQESQAGENNVAISSESADTDSNTNIQDKVHQDAKDLPELDDGSREQPSVRRSSRSSADYCLRKSSGSRGSKVTRRLSEDLFSGPEKTSQSQFSASQPELQPKEAESEQAVPEVTDDAGERQEQQPDASKRFGLFRKLKGEQPKKAKPKKKPKMQVPKILIQDFSDVMPADEPAVQEDAGEKLSSRERRRRRREQERKEKEEEKLKKKKEKEQERERRKPQTRGKSFQGQKEKVSDDVANPAKTGSQITRNSVSYAESYF